From the Anopheles merus strain MAF chromosome 2L, AmerM5.1, whole genome shotgun sequence genome, the window agctatctgttctccttgaatcaaaaagttgaaagatttcgaagagaacccgttacagccgtgaaagtttcggttgaaatctttattcgccttctaaggcgactaaggccttaaatgccttctgaatgccttcaaagccgtttaatgctggtagggtaatacatacaataaaggattttggtttcgattagtcgctaattttgtaatgataGGTATAGCAATGCTTGTagttatatttaaaaaaaccatTCCAAAAGTTTTCTAGCTCTTAATATTCTTCTAAAGCCACATAGATAGAAATGAATGCCCCGACAGTCGGAAAGACATAGCGGTGTATTAGTGTCAGTTCATCTAATTGCTATGCAATCAATTTATGTAACTAAAAGCCATACTTCATAAATTTCTAACATAAAAAGAAGTATTGTTAttatcccaagtgccacaaaaccactaaacgaccactaaacggcttctaaacgactcaagttctctacctaaacggaatatagaaagacttcgtttagcagacgccaaacgactcatgcattctaaaaatagcaaaaaagctggtggcgctatctgttggtgggataccccaaccagttgagcttcatcgcttggaggagagctttctcatttcctctgtactgttgtatggtttcgcattgaagttatgcatcgctagaactagaacggcgatacgattgtttaaatactaaactccaacggaaaccaccagcactgaagcaagtgagatttgagcaatggtcattggtgttgatacccacgtatctaaccacacgaccatttatatagatttttgctcagaaaattagaaggctatataggtcataataaaatgcaacttgtcgaaacacattgcaagaaaaggatagcaatataatgatgagttgtaatacgccatctattgatcaaaccaatgaagctgtggagctttcatttttttttctatggatattcaattttccagtcgtttaagcttaatctgtggcgcttgggatagCTTCATAGAATAAGTAAAATACGACATTTTTTTACCAATAAATATACGAATTCCCTTCtaaaatgtattacctacccgggtaggtggtcataaagatgagggtgtatttttggtcatagaaacgaaggttaacctttaagttggcaaccggatacccgggtatttttttcaacttcgaactgcaataacttttgattcattgcttttattaacCTAAAATTTTCCGTAGtctctcaacttttaatttatgattttttgatgcataaattgtaattttaattagcctgtaagtattttttttaattttttttaaactttaccacgtaagttggcaaccagcatatccgggtattccatacattttgtatggagaatgacgtttctcttcttcctcttttcgtattgtgcttattttcgagtcaaattcaagcgattccaaatttcaatttgaacgttatttttataataaaatgaaaaaaaaacttaatgaataaatgaaatagaagagaatatctGGTctgcattacttgcttacagcattaaaatatataaagcattgtttacctatgaaaatcgttaattttttgcatcaaaacgtatggaatacccgggtatgccggttgccaacttatgtgtgtaaatctggttgccaactctacggttaaacgcgctaataatcaccttctaaataaacacaccttgatgtcaagtcgagaaatgtcattttgctcCTAACAACTTCACCTTGTCATATTAAAACACCTTGTTCTTAATACATTTATCTTGATACGCGGGTTCTATACCGACCAGCGTTCAGAAGGGCTATGAAACAATTTGGCTTCTTAAGGCGAAAGGCCATGggagtgacaaaatgctgacaaaattttcaaatcGTGAgcttttgtaacttttttgagcttttttttagcagccaggaaataaagttgacaaaagttgacaaaaaggGACAAAATATGACGTTCGCGAAAAAGCGTAAACAATCAACTATTTGGCACAGTTGTGACCCATTGCTATGATAATAGTGCTAAAATGCATGTTTCTAATTGATGTATGATTCTAATTGATTCTGATGATGTGTGACCTATTTAGTACTtattaaccgtagagttgacAACCAGATTTACGCTATTAATGCCGTAAGCAAGTAATatcgaccatatattctcttctatttcatttattcattaagtttttttttcattttattattaaaaaaacggtaacattgaaatttgaaatcgCTTGAATTTTACTCGAagataagcacaatacgaaaaaaggaagaagagaaacgtcattctccatacaaaatgtatggaatacccggatATGCTgcttgccaacttacgtggtaaagttaaaaaaaattaaaataaaatacttacagacTGTTTATAATTACAATTTATAcaccaaaaaatcagaaattaaaagttgggaggctacggaaaatttcaggtcaataaaagcaatgaatcaaaagttattgcagttcgaagttgaaaaaaatacccgggtatctggttgccaacttaaaggttaaacaaaatattgataatattcagatgttggagctttttgtcgttcttgtgtatgtttggtgcggccacgagaaaagctcATTTTCGCAgttgacaagcaattttgacgaagttgacatttttttcaacattttgtcaCCTCCGTGGCCATGCGCTATTTTATCTTTCTTGATTGACATGTAGCATATGCCATTGCTGAGAATACGTTCCAGATTAATGATCAACTTATAATAATTTTTGTTGAAACGAAGCTTTAGTATGGATAAAATTTCATTTGATCTTACGGATGAAGGGTCATCATTGAATTGTAGTGCAGATAATACTGTGAATAGATCGGATAGCGCATGTCCCTCCTCGGTTAGAGGGAAACCTAAATCGGGTAGGATATGGAAATCCCAAAAGACACGGTAGGTAATAAACATGGATGTGCTACTTGGAAATATAATACGCATATATCTGCATATTCTTTAGATTTTCTTCTATTAAGAAAAGTGTACAATGTAAGAAGTCATCACAGCAACACGCATTTCGAGAAGAAATCAAGCATATCAAAGAATTATCACGATCTATAAAAGAAACAAGGCGACGTGAAAATGATATCAAACGTTTGAGACGCGAAGAAAACAAGCGCAGAAGGATTGAAAATGAACGCAAGTCGGAAATCGTACAAGTTATTAAAAATCCTGCCAAAATCAAAAGAATGAGAAAGAAACAACTACGAATGATTGATAGACGGGACATCAGTAAATTAAATGTCGTCTAATGCATTACCCAAGACAATAAACTATTGAACCGTTATGTAGCTACcgtgttttatttaattactaTCCGAAAACATCGAACCTGCATCTAGTCTGACAAGGAAATAAGAAATTCAAGAAGAGCATTCCACTCAAATCCATCCTTTTTTTCACGAAGGCTGATGTTACTGGTTTTGCTCGCCACATTAAACAACTTTTTGAACGGAGCATACGAATTCAGGGTCAATCGATCGCCTATAATGATAAGTTTCTCCTTGGCTCTTGTAATTGCAACAGTCAATCGGCTTTTATCGCTTAATATTCCGTAACCGTGAGAGCTCTGTTCTTTTCCTTTGTTAATCCAGGTATCATCTGATAaatttgatgattttgtgCACGAAAATAGTATTATCTGCAAAAAAATAAGACATTTACACACAAGTCATGATGAAGAGTTCTTCGTATACTGTACCTTTTTATCCTTTCCTTGAAATTGATCTATAGTGTTGACTTCAATATTGCAAATGTAATTCAATTGCTCAACATTTTCCTTCGTATATATTAGGTTATGATTTGAACATGAAGAGTGATgagagattttttgtttttgaaataatttctTCAGGTGTTTTCGTATTAATTCCACCTGTGCTCGAAATGGTGCAAGAATACCTATTGATTCAGGTTCAACGCCAGCTTGAAGGAAAGCCCAACTAACGTATACGACAATGGCTATTTCCGAAACGTTTGTGCAGTTCGTTACGTTTTTACTTAGATCATCTGTGATGCTAATCGatatttcattcaattttctaTAGTTTAGGTTCATTTGATATGTGTTACCAGTGTCCACTAAGACTACTGATAAGTCAATTTGATTGGATATCATTTTCATTAGCCACCTTTCTACTTCATATATCCTACGTATATTTTCCAGCTTCGGAAGGTTAATGGTGTTATTTTCCACAATATCATTTCCACATATTAATTTACCGTTATAAGCAAACTCGTTAGCCAATTTTGTCAAGACACGATTCATTCGATACTGTGTTGGAAGTATGTAAAAGGAACCTTCTTGGTCCAATCTGTGAAACATACTTTCAGATGCGCCGAGGGAGCTGAAACAGATataaatgcattttaaaatactGTATGTTGAACAAGATGCAAATtattcttctccttctttggCACatcaaccgctgtcggtcaaggcctgcctatacccactagtgaagtgggcttggctttcagtgacttattgttaccatagtaggatagtcagtcctacgtatggaggcacggtctattcgggacttgaacccatgacgggtatgttgttaagacgtacgagttgacgactgtaccaccagaccggcttaatattacaatttttaaaataaattatttttaaagcatTACCGTGCTTCAACAGATTTGATCACAGGAGGCAGTTGTTCTGGATCGCCTACTAATAGAAATCGTTTGCTACGTAACAATGGTCGAATGAGGCTAGGTTGAAAAACTTGAGTCGCTTCATCCACAATACAAAAGTCAAAGATGCGTTTATTAATCAGCGGATGATCGGTTCCTTGGCACGTTACTCCAACAATTTtctgtaaaaataaacaatatttaattaaaaagctaATGGGGTTTGTATATTTCTTACATACGTATTGTTCATATACTTCACTCAGTTTTTCCGGAGAATCGCAATGCTCAGTTACAATAGCTTCTGCAGATGATGCTACAGCTGGATCGATACGATCTATTGATCCAAGTCGAATAAACTTTAGATCTTGAAAAGGCAATAGGCGCTTCAGTACATTATCAACAGCAGAATGTGTATTACTAGTCAGTAGTATAGAATGGCCTAAGAGCGATAACAATCTGATCAATCCAACAATTGTTTGAGTTTTCCCAGTTCCAGGTAAACCCTTTAATAAGCAGTAGGATTTTGTAGCAGCGGCCTTAAGGGCTGCGTTTTTCTGATGACGGTTCAACTTTTTCAGGATTTCCTTGGCCTTTGGAATCATAGATTTTGAGAGAAATCCATCTGAGAATGTTGGCTTTTCACGATCAATAATAATCCtagaatgaaattttaatgaaattcatcGTAACATACGCCAAATTAGAGATAATTATTTACCTGCGATACTGCGAGCAACGGTCATCGTTATAGAGAAGCAATGCTAAGTTGGATAAATTAAATGTGGATTTATAGAGATTATTTTGATCTAATATAAAGGTTTCAGCTCCATAATTAGTGGACAAATCCCGTTCAATAGAGACAACAATTTCGTTACTAGCATGACTAATTATGTATCCAGAAGCTACGGCAATCCGTTTAGAAGTACTACAAATAATATAGTCACCAACTTGAAAATTATCCAAAGCTTTAGGTAATTTGCTACTTGCTGCTTCTAATTTGAAAGTATGAAAATATAAGTCATCCACGATACGCACAGGAGAGACTAAAATCAGCCCATAAATGCATCTTCCTGTTTCTGCACGTTCCTTTGGGGATGAATTCCAGATGTTTTGTACGTTGTGCGCTGAGAACGGTGGAATAtggttaatttaattttctggTGCTGGCGCTTAAACTCTACTTACATTGTAGTGTCTCGTCATGAGTTTCCAAGTATATAAGACCGGACCATTGAATGAAGTAATCGACGTCTTTAGTTCTTAGATGGCCACATGCTTCTTCTGCAAGTATTGACAATCCACAATTTGTTAAGGTGCCTTCACGTTCGCTTTTCAACAATGTTATGCAAACTGTGTTATATGGACATTTGGCACAAGCTCGTTCGTTATTGATAGGGTCTGGTAATATAGGCTTCATCGCAAACGATCCATTTTGAGTTAAATCATCTTTTACCATCCATTTGCTTAGGGACCGTGCAACTTCATTTCGCAGAATGATCAAATCGCGCTTCATGTTGCGATTTGCAGTTACACGACTACATTTTCCCTCTTTCAAGTACAGGAGTAATCCAGCGTCTACCTCATGTCCAACAAGATTCATCATCATTTGATACAACGCCAGCTGGCCAAGGTGTTCAAATGAATAACTAGCTCGACCTGTTTTCAATTCTAAAGGCATAATTTCAAACGTTTTCTTTGTCGCATCTCTTGATACGGAAACTGTTGCATCAATTCTGCCTTTAACTCCCAAATGATGGCACCAAATATTTTCCTCGATATCATTAACATCACAGATGGCAATTGTTTCAGTATCAGTTTGTATAGAACTGTGATGAAAGTATTTGTTTAAGAACGTCTCGATTTCATTAAGATATGGACCCAGTAAGCTGAACGCTTCCTTCGTGCTTAAGTTAACTTCATAAAGAGATGAAATAACCTTTTTAGTCTTCATAACTTTTCTTGCAATAGTTTCTACATGAGTTAGTACTTTACAAGACTTGTCCAAAAGGCACTGTTGGAAAATGTAATGCACCACGGTTCCAATAACCATCTAATGAGGAATACAGatttaaagaaaaatgcattaaattatgaaattaaTGTTGAGTAATTTCGCACAAACCTGTGTGTTCTCCGATTCCGACATACGAAACAGCTCCTGTAAGACTCCGCGCCGATGACAGAATAATGATCCCACTACAGTAGTGCCTGAAACGAGTCTATCAGGATCCGTGACAAAAAATCCGAAATCTGCGTTGACTACAAAATGGCTTGATGATGGACTAACTTTCATGGCCAACACTGATACTATCAAGCCCTGAGAGATGCATTGAATCATATTCCTGTAATATAGGAGACTTTGCTGAATTCAGTTGATTTTTCGTTTGTGCATAATTACCAAGGAGGAAAAAGCTGACAAATAGCTTTTTCTTCGGAATGAGAATCTTGCAATGATACTTTAATGGTTCCATTCTCAAGTTGTTCAATTGTCAAGATACTGCATCTTTTCCATGTAGTTAGGTCTAAGGTGAAGTgctttaaaaataatcattcggtaaaaaatttatgaaaatttaatattatttcaacaaacaaaatcgttaCCTGATGTACAGTGTTACAGTGCATATCGTCCCATTCTTCATCCCAATTTATAAGAGAACAGACATTATTATCGTTATCAGAACAATCTTTCGATGCCGTTTCGACAGCGGTAACGACATTAGAAACGTTTAATTTCCAGTGCTTCTCCTCTAATCCCGCATCAATTTTGGGAGATTCGTTGTTTGAGGAACATCTCCTTTTCATCCTTTCCGTGAGTTATCAgttgatatatatatatatatatggaaatatatatatatatttagatatgtatgtgtatatgtttatatTTGTATAACTGAGATAAGCAAAATGAACAATTTAAAGATACGTATCACAACAACTCAGCCCGTCACTGAACATAATGAATTGTCCGCCAAAAATAATACGCCTGagccaaggtggattaaaaatatcaggtggtggataaGGGTTTTTGaggggtcgccatagttgagggactttacgtcattttaaaaccgttaaccaaTGGTTTCCGCTCACAAAGCATATCAAATAGAAAAGATTTCTTTGTTACTACGTGCAATTTTATgtttctattgattttatcgaaaagATGAGATGTATTAACTAAagatttgattatttgtttatgcacgaaatgtaaaatcatgtgagtaagGGCCGTGTCTGTGCTTCGTCGCATGCGATTCTGGcgcacgtgctgtcaaacgctttttcgaTTCATGTTACGATTAATTAATGGTTTTAATAGTTtaacgattatgaaaaattagtTTGTCGTTGTTCCTTCAAAACACCACGCATATAGATTTACAGATAACATCGGATGCGGCGttcgacgaaatcgcacgtccgacgttatttgtcaaattccatataaAATGttgacaggccttccgataaaatcgcatccgatggagcacagacacgggcctaagTGTTCGAATCTCACGTAAATTGTCCGTGCTGCTCGTATATAATGAGTAATTAACGTgaaaattgcacaaaaaaataatatcttagtttttatcctcaaaaatgtcgaaaaaaacaatgaatcaTAGAATAAATTTACGGAATAACACGAAAGAACACACTTAAATCTATGTTTAAATGTTAAATACGAACTCGTAAAGCcctaaatatatatttaaagaatatttaatcgaaaaaatgtggtagataaattaaatgaaccattttaaaaaatgtaaacaaagtttgaatcctggggaccttacgtcaagcgacgaattgtcaaaatgcactagattccatcacctgatatttttaaatccaacGTGGTTTGACAGCAGGCGGAATTTAAAAATCTGACaatattaatacacgatgcgcaatctcagattgcgcatatattcgttttatcaaaatatatgtcatttcgcgtagccaaccctgagctataaacgtcatttccatgcaatttcagattgcgccaacccaagtgccacaaatccactaaacgaccactaaacggcttctaaacgactcaagttctctacctaaacggaatatagaaagacttcgtttagcagacggcaaacgactcattcattctaaaaaaagcaaaaaagctggtggcgctctctgttggtgggataccccaaccagttgagcttcatcgcttggaggagagctttctcatttcctctgtactgttgtatggttttgcattgaagttatgcatcgctagaactagaacggcgatacaattgtttaattactaaactccaacggaaaccaccagtactgaagcaagtgagatttgagtaatggtcgttggtgttgatacccacgtatctgaccacacgaccattcacatagatttttgctcagaaagttagaaggctatataggtcatgataagatgaaacttgtcgaaacacattgcaagaacaggatagcaatataatgatgagttgtaatacgccatctattgatcaaaccaatgaagctgtggagctttcatttttttatatggatattcaattttccagtcgtttaagcttaatatgtggcgcttgggaagattgcgcataaattttcaagattatatgtccgagatatataattttttttttgacagataaatatatcaaaccgacccgtttgacagataaatatatgcgcaatctgagattgcgcatcgtctattgctacggtgAAGAATGTATTAAAGACGTGCAACATACAGTTTTCTTAATTATTAGAGCAATTTTGCtgtgaaaattttgtaaagagctgaaaaaaacattttttacattttgtaattttttcgaaaaaatcCGTTCTACTTTGAAAAGCTATATCTAAAAAACGGTAGTGAGTTGTACCAATCTATGCACAGTTATAGAAACTGCAttagtttgtttaattttcatcaaaatattgcatcgatattggatgacgcattcaaaagttataacccaaatagccagctcgtactttatagctgatttagggctgtttaacgaaaaatcgttccgatgtcgtactttatggctgattaagagatagacggtactttgcggaactacggagctttttaacaggcacatggtactctcaGGAACCTTGTAGCTGATTAGCCtgatgtgtagggttcatgatggaacttaaaggcttgttaagaaagcgtaccaaacttggtggaactttatagctttttaatgcatgacatcggtacgagatggctcttgtcaaattgTCAAAGTgtgacgccgtcaatcatctcattgctgctgcacaagtttcgtttcgttaattgaagaaggGATTTTTAGGGAAGTGATTGTGACtgtacagtaaattgtgatacatttcgtgtaatttattaatattaaggattcaaacatacatacatgtacacaaacaaaacaaatcctgttgtttatttcatcgatgacgcttgcttgaaaataaaacacaaagaaaaacaatccccGGCACCgtagcataaggaagctgcttaggcgctattTAAAAGGACCGCCTGGAACTtcgatgctgtttatctactgcaaaaggcgaattcaagcagcgatctttagcatgccaaaatgagctgcttaagcaattctggctatttgggaagccTCCAAAGTCGATGACTACCCGGGTAGCCCGGATGCctggaatatgatttttttggttgccAGTGACAGGGTTAAAATCGTCCCGCTGGGCAAAGCGATGGAAGAAATCATTGCCTTTCGTGcattttctcatgccttctttttccctccacggcaaatttgtcaagcaactTGTTTAGCTATCTGTCGCTGGCTCGGCTTCAAGGCCTCGATACACGACCTGAAAACTCGAGGCGAAAACTCAAAATTGTGAAATCTTTACGTCAAAAAGTTTACGGGTCGTGTAGCCGCGTCTTGTGTACCACCATGCACACAAAactacaggcggtccccgagatacacggttaatggggaccgaaaacgaccgcaaaataccgcgtatctcgaatttccgcgtaagtcgaatctcgtgatttccagccaaaatatcactaattttcgtgcaattttgcaagtagggagtggttttcgccaccaaattaattatttgacatgtttctactgaattgaacaattttaaacctttttaaatagtattttaaaattgtatttatttaagcAAAAACGATATGCGACTTGTCGCTACAAAAGTACAGGAAAGAAGAAGTTCAATGAATCAAGATTAACGGCATGACTGCCAACCTAAAAGAGAGAAATGCGTTCCCAATGAACAAAGTCCAAATGTCAAAGTGACATCCGAATAAGCAATAGTTAAGCAGAGGTTGCTAACTTTAACACCCCCACTCAACCGATGCACCTTGCCAAACCTATGGCTAAACAGTTTCGCTGAAACGTTGCAGTCGGTAGTCCCTTTGTCAGCATATCTGCCTGCTGGTTCGCTGTCGGGATATCCTTGAGGACAATCTGTCTATCCTTCACCAAGTCTTTCAAGAAGAACAGCTTAACATCAACATGTTTCAGCCTTCCCAGTCCCTTGGGGTCTTTCACGATGCTCATCGCTGACTGGTTATCTTCGAAATAGGTCACTGGAAAATCCACCTTGCAGCCAAGGTCATAAAGCAGACGCGACATCCACACCCCATGACGAACAGCAACACATAGAGCCGTCAATTCAGCTTCCGTCGAAGACAGCGCCACGGTTtgttcccaagcgccacagattaagcttaaacgactggaaaattgaatatccataggaaaaaaatgaaagcttcacagcttcattagtttgatcaatagatggcgtattacaactcatcattatattgctatccttttcttgcaatgtgtttcgactgTTGGGAAGGAATGACTAGCTACCTTGAAACATGTATGCACCTTGTTGAGatgtcaaaacaaaaaggaataagaataaaaacaacTCTCTTGAACTTCGACCAGCAAAGAAAGTAGTTGTGCGTCGCTTCTCGTCTGGCATCCGAAATACAtgaaaataccaaataatcatcaggttatgggcccagtgCATCCCACCGTATCCCAGGTATCCCAGTAATCCGATAGTTGCTTTAATTTCACAAGGAATTCACCAAGGTAAAAGGTGTGTATTTAGCTGTGAAATTGTTCCCGGTGTGTCGCTGGCATTGTGCGTTGTTCCGTGATCGTGAAACGCTACAAGATGGCTGCCGAAGGCTTGAAAGCTTGTTTTACAAAGCTGAATGCTACAAATTATGTGGCATGGAAATTTCGGATGCAAACGCTGTTAGAACGAGAAGAAGTATGGGACGTTATCGAAAAAGAATGTCCGGTTCAAGAAAGTGCAGAGTTCGTATCTTGGAAAAAGATGGATCGAAAGGCTCGAAATACGATCGCTATGCTCGTGGAGGATAATCAGTTGCGTTTTATCAAAAAGGCTGAGACTGCTTTCGAAATGTGGGAGAACCTACGTGCCTATCATGAAAAGGCAACGATAAGCAACCAAGCGATGCTTCTTCAGCAGCTGTGTTCGACAAATCTGGCTGAAGATGGTGATATGGAGCAACACATTGAGCATGTAGAGGATTTGTATGAGCGATTAGACAATAGCGGTGTCGAGATCAGTGAACTGCTGCGAATAATAATGTTGTTACGATCTTTGCCACCATCGTACAGCAGTTTTGTTACGTCGTTGGAAAATCGGCCACAGGAGGATTTAACTATGGATATAGTTTTGGGCCGTTTGCGGGATGAAAGCTTGAAACGACAAAATCAGGATGGAGTTGGCAATAACGCAGTAAAGGCGTTGAAAGCAGAAGtaaagaataaaaatgaaaagatgAAGTGCTTCTTTTGCAACCAGTCGGGTCATTTCCGCAGAAACTGCCGAAAGTTTCTAGagtcgaagaagaagaacgcaAGTTCTGCACAGCAAGCGAGACAAACAGATGCTAGGCAAATCCCCGATGACGCTCATGCTAACGTATGCGATACGGTTTGTTTCATGGCAGGTGAAGTAATTCCTGGAGCTTGGACTGTGGATAGTGGCTGTACTTGTCACATGACGAATGACCGTAATTTCTTTACTGAATTTAAAAGTGATATTTTCACTGATGTGATGTTAGCCgatggaaagaaaacaaaatcgacaGGTCGAGGTAGCGGAGTGATTTTCGGTCTGAATGACGCAGGAAAGCGGGTCGCGATAAAAATCGACAATGTACTGTATGTTCCTGGCTTGGAAGGTGGTTTGATTTCAGTCAGAAGATTAGTCATGAAAGGTTTCAATGTTGTATTTGAAGGGAACGCATGTAAGATCGCTTCCGACAAGGGCAATGTCGTCGCTGTTGGTGAAATACAAGGCAATTTGTACAAATTGAAAATGGCTGAGCAGTGCAAGGTAGC encodes:
- the LOC121594712 gene encoding DNA replication ATP-dependent helicase/nuclease DNA2 isoform X6, yielding MKRRCSSNNESPKIDAGLEEKHWKLNVSNVVTAVETASKDCSDNDNNVCSLINWDEEWDDMHCNTVHQHFTLDLTTWKRCSILTIEQLENGTIKVSLQDSHSEEKAICQLFPPWNMIQCISQGLIVSVLAMKVSPSSSHFVVNADFGFFVTDPDRLVSGTTVVGSLFCHRRGVLQELFRMSESENTQMVIGTVVHYIFQQCLLDKSCKVLTHVETIARKVMKTKKVISSLYEVNLSTKEAFSLLGPYLNEIETFLNKYFHHSSIQTDTETIAICDVNDIEENIWCHHLGVKGRIDATVSVSRDATKKTFEIMPLELKTGRASYSFEHLGQLALYQMMMNLVGHEVDAGLLLYLKEGKCSRVTANRNMKRDLIILRNEVARSLSKWMVKDDLTQNGSFAMKPILPDPINNERACAKCPYNTVCITLLKSEREGTLTNCGLSILAEEACGHLRTKDVDYFIQWSGLIYLETHDETLQSHNVQNIWNSSPKERAETGRCIYGLILVSPYF